A section of the Humulus lupulus chromosome 2, drHumLupu1.1, whole genome shotgun sequence genome encodes:
- the LOC133816870 gene encoding histone H2B-like — translation MAPKAEKKPAEKKPAEDKKAEKTPAEKKPRAEKKLPKDASATDKKKKRTKKSVETYKIYIFKVLKQVHPDIGISSKAMGIMNSFINDIFEKLAQEASRLARYNKKPTITSREIQTAVRLVLPGELAKHAVSEGTKAVTKFTSS, via the coding sequence ATGGCGCCAAAGGCCGAGAAGAAGCCAGCGGAGAAGAAACCGGCGGAGGATAAGAAGGCCGAGAAGACTCCGGCGGAGAAGAAGCCGCGGGCTGAGAAGAAATTACCCAAGGATGCTTCGGCAACtgataagaagaagaagagaacgaAAAAGAGTGTGGAGACTTACAAGATCTACATCTTCAAGGTCCTCAAGCAAGTTCATCCCGATATCGGAATCTCCAGCAAGGCCATGGGCATTATGAACAGCTTCATCAATGACATCTTCGAGAAGCTTGCTCAGGAAGCCTCCAGACTGGCTCGCTACAACAAGAAGCCCACCATTACCTCTCGGGAGATTCAGACCGCCGTTCGCCTTGTTCTTCCCGGTGAGCTCGCTAAGCACGCCGTCTCTGAGGGTACCAAGGCTGTCACTAAGTTTACTAGCTCTTAG
- the LOC133816869 gene encoding histone H2B-like encodes MAPKAEKKPAEKKPAEDKKAEKAPAEKKPRAEKKLPKDASGTDKKKKRTKKSVETYKIYIFKVLKQVHPDIGISSKAMGIMNSFINDIFEKLAQEASRLARYNKKPTITSREIQTAVRLVLPGELAKHAVSEGTKAVTKFTSS; translated from the coding sequence ATGGCGCCAAAGGCCGAGAAGAAGCCAGCGGAGAAGAAGCCGGCGGAGGATAAGAAGGCCGAGAAGGCTCCGGCGGAGAAGAAGCCGAGGGCTGAGAAGAAGTTGCCGAAGGATGCTTCGGGGACcgataagaagaagaagagaacgaAAAAGAGTGTGGAGACTTACAAGATCTACATCTTCAAGGTTCTCAAGCAGGTTCATCCCGATATCGGAATCTCCAGCAAGGCCATGGGCATTATGAACAGCTTCATCAATGACATCTTTGAGAAGCTTGCTCAGGAAGCCTCCAGACTCGCTCGCTACAACAAGAAGCCCACCATTACCTCTCGGGAGATTCAGACCGCCGTTCGCCTTGTTCTTCCCGGTGAGCTCGCTAAGCACGCCGTCTCTGAGGGCACCAAGGCTGTCACTAAGTTTACTAGTTCTTAG
- the LOC133816868 gene encoding pheophorbide a oxygenase, chloroplastic: MALLLSSSAFASFPSLPSSSSSSSFDKPFKTLSCLISNNAPNRKISTKSATFSPLRVAAPPTQPSSSELDQELVEEEYGAEEETGDESSDSKFSWRDHWYPVSLVEDLDPRLPTPFQLLGRDLVLWNEKATGQWVAFDDKCPHRLAPLSEGRIDEDGNLQCSYHGWSFAGCGSCAKIPQAAPEGPEARAIRSPRACATRFPTLVSQGLLFVWPDENGWERANATKPPMLPDDFNNPEFSSVTIQRDLFYGYDTLMENVSDPSHIDFAHHTVTGRRDRAKPLPFKMEATGPWGFAGANDGNPRISAEFVAPCYYINKVEIDTKLPIVGDQKWVIWICSFNVPMAPGKTRSIVCSARNFFQLTMPGPAWWQVIPRWHEHWTSNKVYDGDMIVLQGQEKVFLSKSKDGSTDVNKEYTKLTFTPTQADRFVLAFRNWLRRHGNSQPEWFGTSSQQPLPSTVLSKREMLDRFEQHTLKCSSCKGAYTAFQTWQKLLIGATVASCAAAGIPSEIQVRILLAGLAILSAGLAYALNELQKNFVFIDYVHADID; encoded by the exons ATGGCGTTACTCCTTTCTTCTTCTGCTTTTGCTTCATTCCCTTCCTTaccttcttcttcgtcttcttcttcttttgacaAACCATTCAAAACCCTTTCTTGCTTGATATCCAACAATGCTCCAAACCGCAAAATCTCTACCAAATCAGCCACTTTCTCGCCTCTACGAGTGGCTGCTCCTCCTACTCAGCCATCGAGCTCGGAGCTTGATCAGGAACTGGTAGAAGAGGAGTACGGCGCTGAGGAGGAGACGGGTGATGAGAGCTCGGATTCGAAATTCTCCTGGAGAGATCACTGGTACCCAGTTTCTCTTGTGGAAGATTTGGACCCTCGATTGCCCACTCCGTTTCAGCTTCTGGGTCGAGACCTTGTTCTGTGGAACGAAAAGGCTACTGGGCAATGGGTTGCTTTCGATGACAAATGCCCACATCGTCTTGCTCCTTTATCT GAAGGAAGAATTGATGAAGATGGTAATTTGCAGTGTTCATACCATGGATGGTCTTTTGCTGGATGTGGATCTTGTGCTAAAATTCCACAGGCTGCACCAGAAGGGCCGGAAGCTCGTGCCATCCGGTCTCCGAGAGCATGTGCTACAAGGTTCCCCACACTGGTCTCCCAAGGTCTGCTGTTCGTTTGGCCTGATGAGAATGGTTGGGAAAGAGCAAATGCCACCAAGCCTCCCAT GTTGCCTGATGACTTTAATAATCCTGAGTTTTCATCTGTGACCATTCAGCGTGATCTCTTCTATGGCTATGATACACTGATGGAAAATGTCTCTGATCCATCCCATATTGATTTTGCTCATCACACG GTTACAGGAAGAAGAGACAGAGCTAAGCCATTGCCATTTAAGATGGAGGCTACTGGCCCTTGGGGCTTTGCTGGTGCAAATGATGGGAACCCACGGATCAGCGCCGAGTTTGTTGCTCCTTGCTATTACATAAACAA AGTAGAGATAGACACAAAGCTCCCCATAGTTGGAGATCAAAAATGGGTTATTTGGATTTGTTCATTCAATGTACCAATGGCACCAGGGAAGACTCGTTCTATCGTTTGTAGTGCTCGAAACTTCTTCCAGCTCACAATGCCAGGGCCTGCTTGGTGGCAG GTAATTCCGAGATGGCATGAGCACTGGACTTCAAACAAAGTGTACGATGGAGACATGATTGTCCTTCAAGGACAAGAAAAGGTTTTTCTTTCGAAATCAAAGGACGGTTCTACAGATGTTAACAAGGAATACACTAAACTCACATTCACACCCACCCAGGCTGATCGTTTCGTCTTGGCGTTTCGAAATTGGCTGAGGCGCCATGGCAACAGCCAACCAGAATGGTTTGGCACAAGCAGCCAACAACCTTTGCCATCAACGGTCTTATCAAAACGCGAG ATGCTAGACAGATTCGAGCAGCACACCCTTAAGTGCTCATCATGTAAAGGAGCTTACACAGCATTCCAAACATGGCAAAAGCTGCTAATTGGCGCCACAGTTGCTTCCTGTGCTGCAGCTGGGATTCCTTCCGAGATTCAAGTTCGGATTCTCTTGGCGGGATTAGCAATCCTGAGTGCTGGTTTGGCTTATGCTCTGAATGAGCTCCAAAAGAATTTTGTGTTCATTGATTATGTACATGCTGACATTGATTAG
- the LOC133816871 gene encoding uncharacterized protein LOC133816871: protein MSRSRNMIVAAGLVAFAGAGLAFPFYMASAKTPVIDPSKPLSPQATFRGPYINTGSRDVGPDHQTYTKKS from the exons ATGTCCCGTTCCAGAAATATGATTGTGGCTGCTGGTTTAGTGGCATTTGCAGGTGCAGGCTTGGCATTTCCCTTTTATATGGC GTCGGCCAAGACGCCTGTTATTGACCCATCAAAGCCATTGTCACCCCAGGCAACATTTCGAGGGCCGTATATAAACACTGGCTCTCGCGATGTTGGACCTGATCACCAGACATACACCAAAAAGTCATAA
- the LOC133816872 gene encoding soluble inorganic pyrophosphatase 6, chloroplastic produces MATAIATSTTTCFLSKASPFLPKNAPYRTSSLYFSRRLAATPKRSFSCRAIYNPQILTKEEGQPETLDYRVFFVDNSGKKISPWHDIPLRLGDNIFNFVVEIPKESSAKMEVATDESHTPIKQDTKKGKLRYYPYNINWNYGLLPQTWEDPSLANSEVEGAFGDNDPVDVVEIGERQGKIGEILKVKPLGALAMIDEGELDWKIVAISLDDPKASLVNDVDDVEKHFPGTLTAIRDWFRDYKIPDGKPANKFGLGNKPANKDYALKVIAETNESWAKLVKRSIPAGELSLL; encoded by the exons ATGGCGACCGCGATAGCCACCTCCACCACTACATGCTTTCTCTCCAAAGCCTCTCCTTTTCTCCCAAAGAATGCTCCCTACAGAACCAGCAGCCTCTATTTCTCCAGGAGGCTTGCTGCGACGCCTAAGAGGTCCTTCTCTTGTCGAGCTATTTACAACCCTCAGATTCTGACCAAGGAGGAAGGTCAGCCTGAAACGCTAGACTACAGAGTATTCTTTGTCGACAATTCTGGGAAAAAG ATTTCCCCTTGGCATGATATTCCTTTGCGCTTGGGAGACAACATTTTCAATTTTGTTGTTGAGATACCTAAAGAATCAAGTGCAAAGATGGAGGTTGCTACTGATGAGTCTCACACTCCAATTAAGCAGGACACAAAGAAAGGAAAGCTTCGATACTACCC TTATAATATAAACTGGAACTACGGATTGCTTCCGCAAACATGGGAAGACCCATCATTGGCTAACTCTGAAGTTGAAGGGGCATTTGGAGATAATGATCCAG TTGATGTAGTAGAGATTGGTGAGCGTCAGGGAAAGATAGGTGAGATTCTCAAAGTCAAGCCCTTGGGGGCTTTAGCTATGATTGATGAGGGGGAACTTGACTGGAAAATAGTAGCAATTTCATTGGATGATCCTAAAGCTTCTCTAGTGAACGACGTTGATGACGTTGAAAAGCATTTCCCG GGTACTCTGACAGCCATAAGGGACTGGTTTAGAGAttacaagatcccagatggaaagCCTGCTAACAAGTTTGGTCTTGGCAATAAACCAGCAAATAAG GATTATGCTCTTAAAGTCATCGCTGAAACCAATGAATCTTGGGCTAAACTAGTCAAGAGATCCATTCCTGCTGGAGAACTGTCACTTCTATAG